In Tachysurus fulvidraco isolate hzauxx_2018 chromosome 5, HZAU_PFXX_2.0, whole genome shotgun sequence, the genomic stretch ttctcctctccaCAGAGCTGATCTGCTGAATCCTTTGTCAGCTGCTGTTTATACTTTGATCATGCTGCAAGGCGAAACTTAGTTTTCTGGGTTGGCTTGTAGTTCTTAGCATCTTTACATCATTAAGACCCAGCTGAATAGGCACCATTTCTTCCATAGTCTGTAATATATGCATTTTATGTCACAAGATATTTGAGCATTGATCATGTCTATCATCCAATTCCAGTGTGGCTTGACCGAACAAATAACTTTGCGCAATTAAACACAGGACATCAGTAAGTTCAAAAAGGTTCTAAGTTAAACAGTTCACAAGTTATAATATATGAATACCACATTATTATATTCTATCAGAAACAATTTGTCATGTTTGCTCTTTGAGTCAATAAATTCAAAACAAAGTTGCCATCAGGCAAGGTGCATATAACCCTCTCTTTAAGAGAGCAGATCGTaccataattatttttaacGATACATATTTTTGGAAGAATCGAATGATATAAACAAAAGATTCTTCAAAGTTTGTGAGCATTTGTTTCTTTATgctcacaaacacatttatcttATACCTCTTGATCTTTCTCTCTTCAAGGTGAGCAAGACAGGTGCAGAAGGGTCTGTCCTAGATGAGGccaaaaatatcaacaaatcTCTTTCTGCACTGGGCAATGTGATATCAGCCCTGGCTGAGGGAACGGTGAGCTCAGCAACTACAAGAGTCATTAAATCTAATTATCCATGTTCTGTTTTTATCACTGTGAGCATACACAAAATATTCTCTCTAAAATGAATTACAGGTTTTaaatcatgcttttttttttatctttctggCTGCAGAAGACCCATGTGCCTTACAGGGACAGCAAAATGACCCGAATTCTCCAGGACTCGTTAGGTGGAAACTGCAGAACCACCATGTTTATCTGCTGCTCGCCTTCTTCTTACAATGAGGCTGAGACCAAATCTACACTCATGTTTGGACAACGGTAACAGAGTACAAAAACAGGACTGAGCGTATTCTTTTcagttatacagtacatactggaAAGGCATTATAACCCATGACCATAATTTTACGGTAGTTTTAAGCATACGCTCTTCTCCACCTACATCTCTCAGTGCTAAAACCATAAGGAACACAGCATCAGTGAACCTGGAGCTGACAGCAGAGCAGTACAGGAGGAAGTAtgagaaggaaaaggaaaagaacaaGATTCTGAAGGAAACCATCCAGAGACTGGAGGCTGAACTCAATCGCTGGCATAATGGTAAAGTCTAGTTTTAATACCAGTCATGTTTATAACAGACACAATCAAGATTGATTTAAATTACCTGTGTATGTTTGGTAAGGCTTTACATGCACTAAAGCAGGATGCATTTGTACCTTAAATACGGCTAGCCTGTTAGCCTGGacatatgctgttttttttagctccATGGAGAGGggtaaagagaaaagaaaaaagcatatGGTCTCTGCTCACCTTCTGATATTAAAGAAATACTAACAAGGGCTGGAAAATGGCTGACTAAGGCTGTTTGATCTTGAGCTGAGGATTTAGAAGACACCCAAGAAAATGGTCACAAAATAGTGAAAATTATGTTGTAGGTGAAGCAGTCCCTGAAGTGGTGCAGGACAACAGTGCGTGTGTCGTGGAATCTGAGCTTTGTGAAGATGGTGCTTTAGATGAGAGCAGCGGTGGCCCATCCTCAGTTCACCTCACAGTTACAGAGGGGGATTTATGCAAACTTTACAAGCAGCTGGATGACAAAGTAAGTATAGATTGGGCGCATAACGCTGTCTGGTGAAAATAActgtgcttttttcccccaacaagaaagaaagatgtgATAGACAATGAACTAGCTTTTCAGGGGTCTATATGAACAAGTAGTCCCTGGTATGAAAAGTTGAGTAGCCTTTGCCTAGAACATACAGcagtgtgtactaaagtgtgcGCATAAGCGATTCTAAAAACAGTTACAGTAGATTGTCAGCCTGTGAGTTAAACCTCTATCTACACTGAcagtaaacatgtgtgtgtgtgtatatatatatatatatatatatataatcatacagAATGTATGAAAATTTTCTATGTATATTGTTAAATATATGCCACCTAATATTCACTTtggcctctgtctctcttcctgatTGCAGGATGATGAGATTAACTTGCAAAGTCAACTGGTGGAAAAACTGAAGAAGCAAATGCTGGATCAGGAGGAGgtggagaattttttttgtttgtgatcTCTGTTCTCAGATATTCGTTGTTTTCAGGTTTCTTCCACCAagtcttttaattttttgttattaatatgCTATTTCTAAATGTGCCTAATGGCAATATATATTATGACTGTTTGTGCACATAGTTTTTGGCATCGTCACGTGCAGACAATGAGCGGATCCAGTGTGAGCTGAGCCACCTTCATGTTGAGAGTGAGAGTGCTAAAGCAGAAGTTAAGGAAGTTTTGCAGGCTCTGGAAGAATTGGCTCTAAGCTATGACCAGAAGAGTCATGAGGCAGAAGACAAGAGTATGGAGAATAAGTTGCTCACCCAAGAGCTTGCCCAGAAAATGGTGAACCTTGTCTTGATTGCTGTTTCAACTACTGTTTGATGAGGATCCTTAGTGGAAACTTGCCATTTCATTCATTCCATTTTAACTTGGCTAGGGGTAATTTATACTTTAGACAGATTTGATGTGCTTGGAGACTGAATTCTCGCAGCTGCAGGATGTGAATAGCCAACAGAGGAAACGCATCACTGAGGTTCTAAATAACCTGCTGAAGGACCTGAGTGACTTCAGCATCATCTTGGGCAGTGGAGAAATCAGACTGGTATGTAAATCCATTAGTTCTTAATCTCTGTTTAAGATTAGTTTATCCACATACACTTATTTACTGCACACATTTCATAATTTATATTCGTATATTGCTTTTCTCCTACTCCTCTGACTATATTATTTGGTCTCCATAGCCACATGATCTCTCTGGTGTGTTAGAGGGGGAGTATGCCGTGGTGTGCGTTTACATTAGTAAGGTAAAATCAGAGCTGAAATCCCTAGTAAACCGCTGTAGGCAACTAGAAAACTTTCAGACAGACAGCCAACGCAAAATGGAGGAGACTGGGAGAGAATTGTCATCTTGCCAACTGCTCATATCACAGGTGAGAAGACAtaaatgcgcacacacactaacaatgTTAAAAACTGCCTGTACTGTTCACTGTGTTTTTGGCATACATGTGCAGCATGAGGCAAAGATTCGCTCCCTGACTGAGTACATGCAGAATATGGAGCTGAAAAAGAGGCAGCTGGAGGAGAACTGTGACTGTCTTGTGACTGAGATTGCAAGATTACAGAATGCAGGCAAGCCTGTGTAAACAATacctaaataaaacacacacaatcatgccaAGGAAATGGATGCATTTCAGGGATACTAAGTGCACTACAAACAAACATGCTGATATGATAAAAAATGGCTGTTCAAGTAAATATCAATCaacaatttaattaattaaacaaacagtGCTTAGAAAGCATATAATGGTTTACCTGGTGGTCTAAGGATCAGGTTATCTGCTGTGACAACCCATAAAGGGAGCAACAGAAggaaaaatttacttaaagcATAAAATACTCATGAAAAACTGCCAATAGTTATACTGAAAGGTAGCAAAGACCTGCACATAGCTACCCAGGGACAGGCAATATATATTCGTTTGAGAGTGTGTTCAATAACAGCTTCTTTATTTACAGAAAGCCTTCAAGAGAACCAGCAAGACAATGAGGAATCTGGGGAGCCTAAGGTCAACACAAAATATCTGGttagacatatatatattaatttactACTACTGATGTGTAGTCATGGAAATGCCACATAAATTTTCATATTCTGCTTGCTGGAATATTGTTAATTTTAAAGGTAATAATGTTTTTATGGTAAACAGCATAGAGGCAATCATCTTGAATCACAGCACAAACAACTTGTACGCCTACGTGATGACATCAACAACAAGCAGAAGATAGTTGACGAACTCACAGAGTCAGTGATAGCAGTGTTATGCTCtcctttttaaatatgtaaccCTTCATCTCGGGAAAATGTTTACCcatgttttttctctccttcattCTAGTGAAAATCAGAGGCTGGTTGTGGAATTACAACAATTGCATGCTGAGTTTGCAACCCTGAAAAGTCGGGAGTGTGAAAAGAGTGCCCGGCTTGAAGAGCTCCAGTGagtttttacatataaatatatacaatattagaTTTACATAGATGATGGACAAGTAAACAGAATTCAAAAAGAATCAATGTTAGAAAAGACTGGTGATTCCGTCACTGCAGTAACAGAATATGGATGTTGACTGACCATAGAATATTCGTCCTGGCTAATGATTGGAAAGCAGACTAGATTGGAGAGTACTTCTAAAATGACTTACAATGTGTTTGGAGAATCTTTTAACATTATATTCAAACTTGAAACAAGAAAACAGCAGACATTTGCCTAACTGGCTCTCATTCTCAACAAAAATGGCAAACGCTACCTTTTAAACCACAATGCTAATGAATTCTCAAAATGTGAAGGTCTGGATTTTTTCAAAATAGAATTTATAAAAACTGGAGTGTCCCGTTGACGAattgtgtattatgtgtacatttCTATCCATGTTGTTCATTTGCAGGGACAAAGCAAAGTGTGAAAAAACTGattatctgtttaaaaaaaatgtacaggcTACACACATACAATGCCACAAACAGCAAACATTAGATATAGTGCGAACAATATTAACAAACCGTGGCTGGTGTATTAATCATtgtattaataaatcatttttaataaaaggtgtactgtatgcatttACTTCAGATAATTGGTAAAGCTAAATTGATACTTATGGTCGATCTCTGATTAACCTTAAGACCTGACTTGTTTATCATTCGGAGTGCTTTATAGCAGCAGACGTTGAGCAGATTTAGGCCTTTTCAAAGCTTATTGTAGTTCTAATAGTACATCTAAGGTGCAGTTTTTAGGGTGCCACAATTATAAAGAATTATATTTATACTGCATTTGCTGAAAAAACACAAGGCTAGCCAAGAGGATGAGAAGATTTATATAAAGTAATGCATGTGGCTATTAAAGAATAGGATACAGACTGTTAAAGATTACTGGTCACGATAGTGCGTGTTGTGGCAGTTGCTGCAGTTTCAGTCGTTGGATCAGAAGTGGTGGGTTTTTGATGATATGGCAGGTATGGCATCCAATTTAATGGATCTGCAGACTGTTTAGGTAGTTGGGCCATGATagttgtttgttagtttgtttgatAGTTTGTTGGAACAGGTTTATTTGGTAGCAGTAGTGGAAGATTTTACAGGAAAAACCATGTGATAATGTGAGGGCCTATGATAGCAATGCATGGGGCCAAATGAAAAATACATCTGATTGAAAGGATTCTCAGACTTGTGAGGGTCATAGGCAACACTGGACAGCATTGTGGGTGGAGCAGTTTTAGTGGGTGTAGTAGGCACTTTTGCAGGAAAAGCCCAAGGATATCCATAAATCATGGGTTTTTGATGGTATGACAGGCGGCCATGGGGACGCTGCATCTGATTAAAGGAATATGCAGACTGCTGCGGGTCAATAGCAACAGTTGTGGATGCTATGACATTTGTTGCAGTTTTAGTGGTTGGAGCAATAATTGTTGGGGCAGTAGTGGGTGATTTTTCAAGAAAAGCCCAAGGATAGCCATAAGGCTTTAGTTTGTGATTGTTCACCATGGGGCCAAATGGAGAATACTGCTGGTCAAAAGGACAGGGAGGTTGTTGGGGGTTACTAGCAACAGTAGTGGATGTTGTGGCAGTTGCTCGGAAAGTAGTTGCAGTTGGAGCAGTAGTAGGTGCTTTTGCAAGATAGACCCTAGGATAGCCATAATGCTGGGGTTTGTGATGGTGCACCATGGGGCCAAATGGATAATAATGTGGATTAAAAGGATATGGAGGTTGTTGGTGGTTACTAGCAACAGTATTGGATGTTGTAGCAGTTGTTTGGGAAGTAGTTGCAGTTGGAGCAGTAATGGGTGCTTTTGCAGGATAGGCCCAAGGATAGCCATAAGGCTTTAGTTTGTGATTGTGCACCATGGGGCCAAATGGAGCATACTGCTGATCAAAAGGACAGGGAGGTTGTTGAGGGTTACTAGCAATAGTAGTGGAAGTTGTGGCAGTTGTTTGGGAAGTAGTTGCAGTTGGAGCAGTAGTAGGTGCTTTTGCAGGATAGGCCCAAGGATAGCCATAAGGCTTTAGTTTGTGATGGTGCACCACTGGATCAAATGGATAATAATGTGGATTAAAAGGATATGGAGGTTGTTGGGGGTTACTAGCAGCAGTAGTGGAAGTTGTGGCAGTTGTTTGGGAAGTAGTTGCAGTTGGAGCAGTAGTAGGTGCTTTTGCAGGATAGGCCCAAGGATAGCCATAAGGCTTTAGTTTGTGATTGTGCACCTTGGGGCCAAATGGAGAATACTGCTGATCAAAAGGACAGGGAGGTTGTTGGGGGTTACTAGCAATAGTAGTGGATGTTGTAGCAGTTGTAGTTGGGGCAGTAGTGGGTGCTTTTGCAGGATAGGCCCAAGGATAGCCATAATGTGTGGGTTTGTGATAGTGCACCACTGGGTCAAATGGATAATAATGTGGATTAAAAGGATATGGAGGATGTTGCAGGTTACTAGCAACGGTAGTGGATGTTGTGGCAGTTGTTTGGGAAGTAGCTGGAGCAGTAGTAGGTGCCTTTGCAGGAAAAGCCCAAGGATAACCATAAGGCTTGGGTTTGTGATGGTACAGCATGGGGTCAAATGAATAATGCATCTGAGGGAAAGGATACATCATATCAGTAGCTGGGGCATTTGTGGTAGTGACTGATTGAGCAGTACTCATTCTGGCAGGGCTTTCCCAAGAATATCCATTATACATGTAACCAAAAATATAGGACATAGGATGCTCTGAATTTCTGGCAGGGCCTGTTGTAACTGTAGAAATATTTGTGGTCCTTGTAGTATCCTTAGGAATGGTTACATCAGGCTTATGACTCTGGTAAGACATGATTCTAACATGACCATAGGGATGAGCATCATGGGAATCAGGGCAGGAAAGTATAAGTTCCTCGTTACCATACAGCACAGAGAGAAACCTTTCGTCACCCTGGGGAAAATATAGATATTTAGGATGGAAACAAACAATTAAGCAAATTTAAAGCTGCCAAGAAGAACTACCTTAATTTGCCAGCAGCTGCTTTGGTATGGAGCAGTGACCACAACTCCATCAGTCTCAGACTCTGCAGTGATACCACATGTGCTGCTTGCTGATATAAAAGAGTCCCATTTGCCATTCACTAGAACAAAGAATGAATCATGTTGTTGTAAACTGATAGAAAAGTTGCATGGACTTGAACCAAACACTACATGTTGGCACAAAAGAAAATCTCCTGACATGACCATCCAGGACCAAAAACTTGCTTGCAGTAAACAAGAGAAAAAGCTTACCCTTTAGTTTGAGAGCATTTGCAGAATCGCAGTTTAACTTGGTCACCATACGAGATGTAAGGCATGAGACATTAGGTTTATATATAGCTAAAGGACAAGACATTTTCATAGGCAGTCCCCACAGAAGCAGTGGCAGAACATGACCTTCTCCCTGGAtggaaatttatatataaaaacaaaacagaaaaatgctTAAAACAGGGTTGCCCAACACCAGTCCTAGAGATTTGTACAATATAGTGATTTatctgctgaaaaaaaaacaaaaaacaaaaaaacacttgatTCGGTGTTTTATAATGTTTAGTATGTGTGAGGGAAACCACAACAATATTCTGAGCTTTATACCTTCTGGACTGACAAGGAAtccagtttaatttattttattgtaagaCTAGGCACAAGCACTTTTTGATATGACCAGCAGGACTGGAAGTATAGGGACAAATACACCAACTGCATGATATAGTCAAACAAGACCTGCACAGAGGATAAGTTACTAGCTGCAAAATGAACCCATTCCATACATTTGCTCTAAAACATGTCCAAAGAACTACAAGTCCAAGAACTACATGTTGCATCATCATAGCAGCATCACCTATTACAGCAACACAAGTAATCAGTCATTGCAAAAGCACAGCACAAACCTGTTGGGTAACATGACAGCCtttataatgtacagtaaagaCAGCCTCTGTGGGACCTTGAGTCAGGGAAAGTCCACAGTTGACAGGTATCTGAGTCAGTGGGACTGGGCCATCACCTGAGAAAAATCTTGTTAATTTTTTGGATACCAGTGTGTATACTACTATTATTTTGtctattattatacagtagagACAATTTAATAGTCTAGATGCTATACATCCAGGTCAGTATAATCACCTCCATCAATCATGAAGTTGGGCATGATACTTCCTTGAACACGCAGGGTCATAGCATCACCACCACAATACACAGTGGGATTTAATTGCCTCAGCTTTGACTCCACCAATGTATGCCATGCTACCATGTAGAATATACACATTTTCAAAAAGGAGAAATAGATGACACAATTGGCAAGACTCTATATGACAACCTGCCCATTATTACCTGTTGAAGCAGGTTGATCAGACTGATATCCTGCATAGTCCTCAAACCCAGCTTGTGGATTTGTGCCATTACTTTCCTTGTTTTTAATTGAGATCAGCTTTGTACCACTCCCAATATCTAAACTCCCAACTATCTCTAAGCAAAATGAACCCAGAGTTGCagacattataataagaaaatTGGCTTGCCACATTGTGTTAAATTAGTTTGGACAGGACAGACCAACAGTTCTTTGGTGGAATAGAAAGTGAAAACCTCCATGCTGCCtgtatttaactttttttttttaaatttatgtttATTGGCTTCCCTATGAGCTCAGTCAATCACAGTGCCCTCCAGGTGTGGCAAATTAGTGTGCTTGTGCTGTTTAATGGGATAGACCACAAGCGACTGTGGAAAAATGGGTTAATAGAAAGTCAGAAGTATTTAGAAGAATTGAAgctaaaagaataaataagaaattataAGAGTCTTAACTTTACAGTTTGTAAAATGGACAAGACCAGAGAGCTAAACTTACTTACAAATTACAACTGGTTTTTGGTAGGTCTGCAAACACAAAATTTGAAAAGCCAAAAATCAATTAGTCATAATAGATTTGATATTGACATACCAAATAAggttgaaataataataaaacaaaacaaaacaaattataataataatatggaatGTAATGAGGAAATTACAGTTTGGAAAGTAaggttaataaaatacaaaaaggtCAGGAAAGGTAAAAGGGAGGAACATGAACGAAGTCACTGACACAAGTTTACAGGTTGGTTACTAAAATTCAATGCTTAAGATGATTTGGAAGCATAATACAGGGAGGTGTGAGTGATGCCAGGCATTTAAGACACAGGCACATTGTGTTATTAGACCAATGCTAAGTAACTTGAAGCACATTTTGAGAATAATAGTATCAAATATTAAACTTCATGATGACTGATAAAGGACTAGCATGGCAATGTCCTGATGGATGTATCCGGACTCCAGTCCAGACGGTGGCAGTAGTATTCTGCCCCATTTCAAATAAGTTGGTTAGGCTATCTTTCCCCACTCTAGTTATTTTCTTAATTTGCTTTTAAGAAAATGCTTTGATTGCCAAGCAGTACCCATAACTATtctttcacatattttttttatacatgaattataataataaaataatattaatgatagTAATGATAGTAGTTGTTGGTCATGTTTTACAGTTGTATAAGTACAACTTTTTTgttgatatatactgtatagttgCACTGTGGTTACTGTGTTTATTCTAATGGTAATTGTAGTACTTCTAACAATAAAGTGGTGCAGATTTAGAAATTACTTCCCTGTAATACACTCTGCTACAAAAATGCTCCTCTATACTGATCTcgaatcaagtcaagtcaagaagcatttattgtcatagtgaaatgagacaatgtttctctaAGACCATGGtgctaaataaatcaacaaatgacCTAAGGacttaaattaataaacaattttaACCAATTCAAACAATTTAACCAATTTCCCTATAGAGAGATAaagtattctgattctgataagtTGTCccagccacataaagtgcatctgttcaaccttgtgcaaacagtgtataatatattgtatactgtgcaaaaatataggaatcTGTACAAGAGGGTATGCAAGATAgccaaaacagcatgtaaacagtttgatatgggaGGTGCTGTAGTGGTGGATGTATATTGGATGAGTGAATTTGGTGCAGATCATTTCACTTCATACAGTTGAGTGTGTGCTCGGTACAGTTTGGTTGTTGGGGATTCTGATGGATTGCGGATTATGTGAGGTGTGTTGGGTCCTCCACAATGcttttggctttgcagatgcagcgtgtgttttaaatgtcagtgatagagagtagagagactccaatgatcatctcagctgtcctcactatctgctgcagggtcttgagactattcccaaaccagacagtgttgcagctgctcaggatgctctctattgTCCCTCTATAAAAtgtggtcaggatg encodes the following:
- the kif5ab gene encoding kinesin heavy chain isoform X1 → MTEAGAECNIKVLCRFRPLNPSEIFRGDKFLPVFQGDDTVIVGGKSFVFDRVFPTNTTQDQIYNSCAKQIVKDVLDGYNGTIFAYGQTSSGKTHTMEGKLHEPDNMGIIPRITDDIFNYIFAMDENLEFHIKVSYFEIYMDKIRDLLDVSKTNLSVHEDKNRVPYVKGCTERFVSSPEEMMDIIDEGKSNRHVAVTNMNEHSSRSHSIFLINIKQEHVETEQKLSGKLYLVDLAGSEKVSKTGAEGSVLDEAKNINKSLSALGNVISALAEGTKTHVPYRDSKMTRILQDSLGGNCRTTMFICCSPSSYNEAETKSTLMFGQRAKTIRNTASVNLELTAEQYRRKYEKEKEKNKILKETIQRLEAELNRWHNGEAVPEVVQDNSACVVESELCEDGALDESSGGPSSVHLTVTEGDLCKLYKQLDDKDDEINLQSQLVEKLKKQMLDQEEFLASSRADNERIQCELSHLHVESESAKAEVKEVLQALEELALSYDQKSHEAEDKSMENKLLTQELAQKMTDLMCLETEFSQLQDVNSQQRKRITEVLNNLLKDLSDFSIILGSGEIRLPHDLSGVLEGEYAVVCVYISKVKSELKSLVNRCRQLENFQTDSQRKMEETGRELSSCQLLISQVRRHKCAHTLTMLKTACTVHCVFGIHVQHEAKIRSLTEYMQNMELKKRQLEENCDCLVTEIARLQNAESLQENQQDNEESGEPKVNTKYLHRGNHLESQHKQLVRLRDDINNKQKIVDELTDENQRLVVELQQLHAEFATLKSRECEKSARLEELQYLNERHEQAKQDMKRLEETVACELQSLHNLRKLFVQDLTARVKRSSEMELDDSGGFSTQKQKISFLENNLEQLTKVHKQLVRDNADLRCELPKLEKRLCSTADRVRALEGALKEAKEGAMKDRHRYQQEVERIREVMRTKNFFQRPNTALIAKPVRPGNYPAYSQINHMFMRTSDPRIAFSNVLFQRASQPNKKTKSNYTDKVPEDRQHTANESLDCTHKLNTVNGNTTDINDNSDCSMCSSDAHCSISPDQIKQQQEVIQQEQATS
- the kif5ab gene encoding kinesin heavy chain isoform X2 — protein: MTEAGAECNIKVLCRFRPLNPSEIFRGDKFLPVFQGDDTVIVGGKSFVFDRVFPTNTTQDQIYNSCAKQIVKDVLDGYNGTIFAYGQTSSGKTHTMEGKLHEPDNMGIIPRITDDIFNYIFAMDENLEFHIKVSYFEIYMDKIRDLLDVSKTNLSVHEDKNRVPYVKGCTERFVSSPEEMMDIIDEGKSNRHVAVTNMNEHSSRSHSIFLINIKQEHVETEQKLSGKLYLVDLAGSEKVSKTGAEGSVLDEAKNINKSLSALGNVISALAEGTKTHVPYRDSKMTRILQDSLGGNCRTTMFICCSPSSYNEAETKSTLMFGQRAKTIRNTASVNLELTAEQYRRKYEKEKEKNKILKETIQRLEAELNRWHNGEAVPEVVQDNSACVVESELCEDGALDESSGGPSSVHLTVTEGDLCKLYKQLDDKDDEINLQSQLVEKLKKQMLDQEEFLASSRADNERIQCELSHLHVESESAKAEVKEVLQALEELALSYDQKSHEAEDKSMENKLLTQELAQKMTDLMCLETEFSQLQDVNSQQRKRITEVLNNLLKDLSDFSIILGSGEIRLPHDLSGVLEGEYAVVCVYISKVKSELKSLVNRCRQLENFQTDSQRKMEETGRELSSCQLLISQHEAKIRSLTEYMQNMELKKRQLEENCDCLVTEIARLQNAESLQENQQDNEESGEPKVNTKYLHRGNHLESQHKQLVRLRDDINNKQKIVDELTDENQRLVVELQQLHAEFATLKSRECEKSARLEELQYLNERHEQAKQDMKRLEETVACELQSLHNLRKLFVQDLTARVKRSSEMELDDSGGFSTQKQKISFLENNLEQLTKVHKQLVRDNADLRCELPKLEKRLCSTADRVRALEGALKEAKEGAMKDRHRYQQEVERIREVMRTKNFFQRPNTALIAKPVRPGNYPAYSQINHMFMRTSDPRIAFSNVLFQRASQPNKKTKSNYTDKVPEDRQHTANESLDCTHKLNTVNGNTTDINDNSDCSMCSSDAHCSISPDQIKQQQEVIQQEQATS